The Aythya fuligula isolate bAytFul2 chromosome 2, bAytFul2.pri, whole genome shotgun sequence genome contains a region encoding:
- the EVX1 gene encoding homeobox even-skipped homolog protein 1, with translation METRKEMVMFLEGTQLGALVGKRVPNLSETVGSPAQEPQEKMIHRNCLSPRPGPLSSRERGGGGGGGGGEDEEEVEVLPGTGTVPESRSAAAALLSAGQQPPAPEPPSSKGQQSSSDTESDFYEEIEVSCTPDCATGSAEYQHSKGPCSEALAGSPSGGGDHPKGSGGSGGSQGSLACSASDQMRRYRTAFTREQIARLEKEFYRENYVSRPRRCELAAALNLPETTIKVWFQNRRMKDKRQRLAMTWPHPADPAFYTYMMSHAAATGNLPYPFPSHLPLPYYSHMGIGATSASAATPFSTPLRPLDTFRVLSHPYPRPELLCAFRHPSLYPAPSHGLSSAGGNPCSCLACHGSQSNGLAQRPSGSDFTCSATTRTDSFLTFTPSVLSKATSVSMDQREEVPLTR, from the exons ATGGAAACCAGGAAGGAGATGGTGATGTTTCTGGAAGGGACACAACTTGGCGCTCTAGTTGGCAAGAGGGTGCCTAATTTGTCCGAAACAGTGGGGAGCCCCGCACAAGAGCCGCAGGAGAAGATGATCCATCGGAACTGCCTCAGCCCCAGACCTGGCCCCTTGTCGTCCcgggagagaggaggaggaggaggaggtggcggAGGAGAAGACgaagaggaggtggaggtgcTGCCGGGGACAGGGACGGTGCCGGAGAGCCGCTCGGCGGCGGCAGCACTGCTTTCGGCCGGACAGCAGCCCCCCGCCCCGGAGCCCCCCTCCAGCaaagggcagcagagcagctcggACACCGAGTCGGATTTCTATGAGGAAATCGAGGTGAGCTGCACCCCGGACTGCGCCACGGGGAGCGCCGAGTACCAGCACAGCAAAG GGCCGTGCTCCGAGGCGCTGGCCGGCAGCCCCAGCGGCGGGGGGGATCACCCCAAGGGCAGCGGAGGCAGCGGCGGCTCCCAGGGCTCGCTGGCCTGCAGCGCCAGCGACCAGATGCGCCGCTACCGCACCGCCTTCACCCGCGAGCAGATCGCCCGGCTGGAGAAGGAGTTTTACCGGGAGAACTACGTGTCCAGGCCCCGGAGATGCGAGCTGGCGGCTGCTCTAAATCTGCCAGAAACCACCATCAAG GTGTGGTTCCAGAACCGCAGGATGAAGGACAAGCGGCAGCGCCTGGCCATGACCTGGCCGCACCCGGCGGACCCGGCGTTTTACACCTACATGATGAGCCACGCGGCGGCCACGGGCAACCTGCCCTACCCCTTCCCGTCCCACCTGCCCCTGCCCTACTACTCCCACATGGGCATCGGGGCCACCTCGGCCTCCGCCGCCACCCCGTTCAGCACCCCCCTGAGGCCGCTGGACACCTTTCGGGTGCTCTCGCACCCCTACCCGAGACCAGAACTGCTCTGCGCCTTCAGGCACCCCTCTCTCTACCCTGCCCCGAGCCATGGACTCAGCAGCGCCGGGGGcaacccctgctcctgcctggcttGCCACGGCAGCCAGTCCAACGGGCTGGCACAGAGACCCTCCGGCTCAGACTTTACCTGTTCGGCCACGACCAGGACTGACTCTTTCCTCACTTTCACGCCCTCTGTGCTGAGCAAAGCGACCTCGGTTTCCATGGACCAGCGGGAAGAAGTACCTTTAACAAGATAA